A single genomic interval of Arthrobacter globiformis harbors:
- the glpK gene encoding glycerol kinase GlpK, producing the protein MSQYVIAVDQGTTSTRAIVFDHSGNIVSSGQMEHEQIFPQAGWVEHDPAEIWDNTREVIGSALSKANLTRHDIAAVGITNQRETAVVWDKTTGKPIYNAIVWQDTRTQPIVDELAKDGGADRFKQKVGLPLATYFSGTKIKWILDNVDGAREKAEAGDLVFGNTDCWVLWNLTGGVDGGVHVTDVTNASRTMFMDLDTLQWDEEILGIFGVPASMMPAIKSSSEVYGTVHTSQLLREVPVAGILGDQQAATFGQAAFETGEAKNTYGTGCFLIFNTGEEIVHSKNGLLTTVGYKLGDAAPHYALEGSIAVTGSLIQWLRDNLNMISSAPEVESLAASVKDNGGVYIVPAFSGLFAPYWRSDARGAIVGLTRFVNKSHIARAALEATAFQTREVLDAVNADSGVPLTELKVDGGMVANDALMQFQADILGVPVIRPKVVETTALGAAYAAGLAVGFWKDLGELSANWSEDKRWEPNLDTEERERQLRLWKKAVTKSMDWVDGDVR; encoded by the coding sequence ATGAGCCAATACGTAATCGCCGTCGACCAGGGCACCACCAGCACCCGCGCCATCGTCTTCGACCACAGCGGCAACATTGTGTCCTCCGGCCAGATGGAACACGAGCAGATCTTCCCTCAGGCCGGCTGGGTGGAGCACGATCCCGCGGAGATCTGGGACAACACCCGCGAGGTCATCGGTTCCGCACTGTCCAAGGCGAACCTGACCCGGCACGACATCGCCGCCGTCGGCATCACCAACCAGCGCGAAACCGCGGTCGTCTGGGACAAGACCACCGGCAAGCCGATCTACAACGCGATTGTGTGGCAGGACACCCGGACCCAGCCCATCGTGGATGAACTGGCGAAGGACGGGGGAGCGGACCGGTTCAAGCAGAAAGTGGGGCTGCCGCTGGCCACGTACTTCTCCGGAACCAAGATCAAGTGGATCTTGGACAACGTCGACGGCGCCCGTGAGAAGGCAGAAGCCGGGGACCTGGTGTTCGGCAACACGGACTGCTGGGTGCTGTGGAACCTCACCGGCGGCGTGGATGGCGGGGTGCACGTCACCGATGTCACCAACGCTTCCAGGACCATGTTCATGGACCTCGACACGCTGCAGTGGGACGAGGAGATCCTCGGTATCTTCGGTGTTCCGGCGTCCATGATGCCCGCCATAAAGTCCTCCTCCGAGGTATACGGTACGGTCCACACCTCGCAGCTGCTGCGGGAGGTTCCCGTGGCCGGCATCCTCGGCGACCAGCAGGCGGCCACCTTCGGTCAGGCTGCGTTCGAGACAGGCGAGGCGAAGAACACCTACGGCACCGGCTGCTTCCTGATCTTCAACACCGGCGAAGAGATCGTGCACTCCAAGAACGGGCTGCTGACCACGGTCGGCTACAAGCTGGGCGACGCGGCCCCACACTACGCACTGGAGGGATCGATCGCCGTCACCGGTTCGCTTATCCAGTGGCTGCGCGACAACCTGAACATGATCAGCAGCGCCCCCGAGGTGGAGTCCCTCGCGGCTTCGGTGAAGGACAACGGCGGCGTGTACATCGTGCCCGCGTTCTCAGGACTCTTCGCGCCCTACTGGCGCTCGGATGCCCGCGGCGCCATCGTGGGCCTGACCCGGTTCGTCAACAAGAGCCACATCGCCAGGGCCGCCCTCGAGGCCACGGCCTTCCAGACCCGCGAGGTGCTGGATGCCGTCAACGCCGACTCGGGCGTCCCGCTCACCGAACTGAAGGTCGACGGCGGCATGGTCGCCAATGATGCCCTCATGCAGTTCCAGGCGGACATCCTCGGTGTCCCGGTTATCCGCCCGAAGGTCGTGGAAACCACCGCGCTGGGCGCCGCTTACGCGGCCGGCCTCGCCGTCGGTTTCTGGAAGGACCTTGGCGAGTTGTCCGCCAACTGGTCCGAGGACAAGCGCTGGGAGCCGAACCTGGATACCGAGGAGCGGGAAAGGCAGCTCCGGCTCTGGAAGAAGGCGGTCACCAAGTCCATGGACTGGGTCGACGGGGACGTGAGGTAA
- a CDS encoding MIP/aquaporin family protein: MSLGLVFLSEVFGTAMLTLLGCGVVANVALKGTKGNNGGFLMVTWGWGIAVFAGVYVAARSGSHLNPAVTLGLLVNGKPEYAAGVPVDFASTLTYFGGELTGAFLGAVVTWLAHKQHFDAEPEPANKLGVFSTGPAIRSTPWNLITEIIGTFVLVFVILTFGGTPSGLGPLAVALLVVGIGVSLGGPTGYAINPARDLGPRIAHAVLPIKGKGSSDWSYSWIPVVGPLVGGALAGLVGLLPIVFTAAT; encoded by the coding sequence ATGTCTCTTGGATTGGTTTTTCTTTCCGAAGTTTTCGGAACTGCCATGCTGACCCTGCTGGGTTGTGGTGTGGTGGCCAACGTTGCGCTCAAAGGCACGAAGGGCAACAACGGTGGATTCCTGATGGTCACCTGGGGGTGGGGCATCGCCGTCTTCGCTGGCGTCTACGTCGCCGCCAGGTCGGGATCGCACTTGAACCCGGCCGTCACGCTGGGCCTTCTTGTGAACGGCAAACCGGAGTATGCGGCAGGCGTTCCAGTGGACTTTGCCTCCACGCTGACCTACTTCGGCGGTGAGCTTACCGGCGCCTTCCTTGGTGCCGTGGTCACCTGGCTCGCGCACAAGCAGCACTTCGACGCCGAACCCGAGCCTGCGAACAAACTTGGCGTCTTCTCCACCGGCCCGGCGATCCGCTCCACGCCCTGGAACCTGATCACGGAAATCATCGGCACGTTTGTTCTCGTCTTCGTCATCCTCACCTTCGGCGGAACGCCGTCGGGGCTTGGCCCGCTGGCCGTGGCGCTTCTGGTCGTCGGCATCGGTGTCTCGCTGGGCGGACCCACCGGCTACGCCATCAACCCCGCGCGTGACCTCGGTCCCCGCATCGCGCACGCCGTCCTGCCCATCAAAGGCAAGGGATCGAGTGACTGGAGCTACTCCTGGATTCCGGTGGTGGGCCCGCTGGTCGGCGGCGCGCTGGCCGGCCTCGTGGGGCTCCTTCCCATCGTGTTCACAGCAGCCACCTAA